The sequence CATCCTGGCATTTTACGCCGCAGAGCGGCGGGGAATCGACCCGCAGGGATTGAAACAGCGAACCTGACAATCTAGAGATGGATGACTAACCAATATTGGACGCCTAAGCTCCTCCAACATTTTTGAAAACTGACTACACAACTCTAAGCTAGCTAAATGCCTAAAGTTATCCAACAGCTGGAAACACTTTGTATTCAGTGATTAGAAACACCCTGTTGAAGCCCGATTTTTGATCGAAAGTACCATCTCGTTGATCATACTTAGAGTATACAGTACCGTGAAACCTCGGATGCATCGACAGCTTTACTGAAAAACAATAGAAAGACCTGCCCTTTTTATACAATCTTGAAAATTGGTGGGAAGATAATGTGGGTGTACTTGGTCTGACAGTTCAATCAATTTGAATTTGCGCATTAAAGCTATCGCTCTCTGGGTAGAGATTAGCCGCAAGTACTTTAAGGTAGATGTGCAACCCTTGGGTGTATAAGCACTGATCATTCCATCAATACTGGGTATAAAATTAGCTCCATCTATTTTAAGTGGAATTTAGATGATAGATAAATGCTCTTTGAAGAATTTTGCATAACCTGAGATGGCAGATAACTGCACTCGTCACGCACAACTTCAGAAAAACGGCGAAAGATAAGGCATTGGGAAAGATTCCAATAAGTCCATCGCATAAAGAAGAGTGCGCGTCCAGAGGGGTTTCTGTTTTGAGCACCGCTTGGGGATGAAAATTCCTGATCTGTGTGATCTGTGTATAGTTTTCCCAAAGATTTAACAAAAATAATCATGGTTGGGAATAATTCTTGATTAAAACTTCACAAAATTGTGTCATGATCTGTCGGCAAGAAGTTCTGTATCTTGCGTAAGCCTAGTAAGGCAGTGCGGAACAGAATGACGGGTTTTCACATCTTGCTTGGCAAGAGGGCGATCGCTGTAATAGGCTAGGTGTCCACGGCATATTTGGATCAAGGATGGCATGGTATCCACAGGTTGGCGATCGCTCTGGCAAACAATTTCCTTGGCAAACCTCTCGCCCTACGAGTGGGGACGGTCAAGCTATACACATCGCTTAGCAGGGCTGGTTCATTCCTGGCGAGGGGGGAGTCGTCTGCTCCAGTGGGCTGACTTCATTGGCTTGATTTTGATCTTGCTGGTGTTTGTGCTGGCTCCCTACATCTCCACGACGCTCATTGGCGTTCTGCTTTTGAGCTGTGCTGCGTTTTGGGCGCTGCTCACCCTTAGCGACGATGCCCGTCCTCACCTGACGCCGATCCATTTGCCCGTGTTGCTCTACTGGTTTATCTCAGTGTTTGCGACAGCGCTTTCTCCAGTGAAAGCTCAAGCGATTGAAGGACTAATCAAACTCACGCTGTATATGCTGCTGTTTGCGCTGTTGGCACGACTGTTGCGATCGCCCCTCGTCCGCTCCAGTGTAATTACGGGATATTTGCTCACGGCGCTCCTGGTGAGCGTGATGGGCATCCGGCAATGGTTCTTCGGTGTCGATGCCCTCGCCACCTGGGTGGATCCAGACTCGGCGATCGCGGGTACTACACGGGTGTACAGCTACTTGGGGAACCCCAATTTGTTAGCTGCCTACTTGCTGCCTGCCAGTATGTTTAGCGCGGCGGCGGTTTTTGCCTGGAAGCGCTGGATTCCTAAGGCACTGGCGGCACTCATGTTTGTCATTAACAGTGCGTGTTTAGTGGTAACGTTTAGTCGCGGTGGATGGATTGGGTTTGTCTTCGCAGGGTTTGTGTTACTGCTGCTGCTGGTCAATCACTGGAGCGTACGCTTACCGCGATTTTGGCAAAAATGGGCGGTTCCCTTCGTTTTAGCGGCATCAGCAGGCTTCGTCTTATTTGCGGTGATGTCGGTGGAGCCCTTGCGCGATCGCGCCGCTAGCATTTTTGCAGGACGGGAAGATAGCAGTAACAACTTTCGCATTAACGTCTGGATGGCCGTGATCGAGATGGTCAAGGATCGCCCCTTCTTGGGGATTGGCCCTGGTAATGCGGCCTTCAATAAGGTTTACCCTTTCTATCAGCAACCCGGATACACAGCCCTCAGTGCCTACTCGATCCTGCTGGAAATTGCGGTGGAGACAGGGTTTATTGGTTTATCCTGCTTCCTTTGGCTCCTTACTGTGACATTTAATCAAGGACGGATTTGGCTCACGCAGATGCGTCAAGACTGGAACCGAGAGGTATTCTGGTTGATGGCGGCGATCGCCACGATGGTGGGCATGCTCATGCACGGGATGGTGGATACGGTGTGGTACCGGCCCCAAGTCAGCACTCTTTGGTGGCTAATGCTGGCGATTGTTTCGAGCTACTACCAGTTTCAGCCAGTCCGCGAACGGCATGACGCCGAGGGATAATGGCAATCTATTAACGGGCCGCCTGTTCAAGGACAGTTCCGAGGAGGCAGGCTCCTGCGAGGATAGCCCCGTTTAGGTTTGCGCCGTCTAAATCGGTGCAGAGTAGATTCGCGCCCATTAAGTTCGCCCCTGCACAGTTGGCTCCTTGTAAATCGGCCTCTTCTAAGTTGGCCTCGTTGAGTAGGGTTCCCTGCAAATCAGCTTGACTCAAGTTTGCGCCACGGAGATTCGCACCACTCAAATTTGCGCCTCGCAGGTCTGCCCCTCGCAGGTCTGCCCCTTGTAGGTTTGCGCCCATCAAGTTTGCACCACTGAGGAATGCGCCTGCTAAAGTCGCCCGTAAAACGTTGGCATGCATTAGACTTGCTCCTCGTAGGTTGCTGCCTCGCAAATCTGCTTCCAGGAGGTTCGCCTGCATGAGGTTTGTGCCTAACAAATTCGCACGGACATCCGCTTTTTCGAAGTCACCCCCCATCAGATTCGCGCCATCGAGCCGTGCCCCAGCAAAGTTAGCGGCAATGCAGGTTGCACCGCTCAGGTTTGCCCCCACCAGGTTTACACCCGCTAGATTGGCATGGGAAAGATCTTCATCTTCTAGATCTAAACCTGCAAGGTGGCGCAACTGACCTGCCCGGACTGCATTAATATCCATATTGTTAGGAACTTTGTGAACGCTATTGAGCAATATAGCAACCTAGGATGCCTAGCGTGTGCATTTTTGGGTTGCCTTCAAAATTTTGATAGGCTCAGTTTTGAGCAGGATTAAACCTAACGCTGTACTAGACGAGCATGGAGGCGTCGAGAACATTTTCTTCCGAGTGGGAATCAATCATCCAGAGGCCAGCCGCGATTTTGGGCATCGCAATGGACAAGTTCAATCCTTGACTCAGACCCCGCACTAAGAGTGTCAACGCTTCAACAAGTTTGGGATCCCAGCGATCGCCTGCTCCTTGTTCACAGTGCTTGAGCGCTTCCATCAGGCACTCCGGACACTCCAGCCCTGTGCCATCGTTGCCCGTTCGTTCTAGATGTAGCTCTGCAAGGTGCGCCTGGAAGTGAATCGCTAATCCTAAAATTCTGGACTCCAAAGGAATCGCATCCCCCGAAAGGCCAGCGGGTTGTCCTTCGCCATTCCACCATTCGGTTTGGTGGGTCAGGATAGTGGCGATCGCCCGCAGACGCGACATTCGCCGCAACACTTGAACACCCGGTGCAAGCGAACAGGTCAGAGGTACAGTCGTTTCAGAGGATTTCGGGGCATCCAAGGCCGCTTCCTCATGGGCTAGGAAGGCAATTCGGTGCAACAGTCCGCCCAAACGCAGCCGATGAATTTGCCATGCCGGGAGATCAAGCAACTGCCCCAGGGCTTCAGCGATCGATGCCACCTCTGCTCCCGCCATCGGGTTTCGTAAGTCAGTTTGGTCGATGAGTTGAGCAATCCGCAGAAGTGCCTGGAACTCGTTGGAGAGGAGGTTAGTATCGAGTCCCTGGTACGTTCCAGCGGTGTGGATAACGCTCGGAATGTTATCGGGTAAGCCTTGTCCACTCGTATGCAAATAGTCAATAACCCGTGCTACAACATCGCCTAGCCGATCGGCTGTTGGTGTGGCGCAAGGGGCGGAACCGTGCTGAATGGGATGGGCGATCGCCTCTAGCTGATTGGACAATTTCGCCTGTAGCTCAGGGTTATACTGCCCGATGTGGGCTGCCGCAATCTGAGCGGTTTCGATCACCAGGCTGGGTTCAAAGGTCCAAAAGCCATAGAACTTCCGAGCCAAATCTTCAGTAGGGACGCCACTCGCGCCATAGTCTTGACTTGAAAGTTCCTGACATAGCACCATCGCGGTATAGCCCGGAGACACAATAATCAAGTGCCACTCTTGAGCAACGGGATCTTGTTCCGATAGGTCTACCAAGGCCACATTAGAAAGCTGGCTAGTCGGGTGCTCTGCAAACCCTGAGTCGGTCGCCGCCATGATTACGACCTGCTGGGCTTGGGCAGCAATATCACCGTATCGGTCGGCTTCCTGGAGATACCATTTTCCCCGCTGGAATGCCGTAATCATGACAGGCTCACAATTGGAGGTTGCCAAAATGGAGTCCTCTAGCGCATGACATAGAGCGACCAACGTATTCTTGTAGTAGACCCCAAAGTTGAGTGGGCGCTTCCCTGGCATTCCCGACTGATGGGCCTCTTTCAGCGTATGTAGGATGGAACCTTCCAGCATGGAATCAAGTAGGTGACAACAATGGTTTCAACCGTTCGGAGATTGGAGATATTCTACCTGCTATTTCAAGGAAACTAGCTCTTTTCTATTTATAATCGGAGCACTTAAAGCATCCTCAAGATCAGCTCGACCTAAGCGTTGTTCGAGGATGCTCATCACCTCGCGCCCGAAGTCATTTGGATTTTGCTTCCAGGCTTGTAAGCAAACCTCTCCAAAAAAGGAACCTAACGGTTCAGGATTCCAAAGTAGCTTCTTCGCCACCCAAGGGAGTTGAATGGCAAGGGGATCGTATCCTGGTTTAAGAATGCCATGCTCAAAGGCATACTCTTCCAAATGGGTATGGGGCTGTAATCCAATAAAGAAAATGGCAGGTTCGACTTTGTCCGCCCCAAAGATTTTTTCTAACTCGCGGTGGTAGGCCAGGGTTTGGCGAATCGTGTCAAACGTTTCATCAATCACGTTGAACGAATAGTTCACGGACACCAAATCATTAAATCCTGCGGCCTTTAGATCGCGGCAATTCTGCAGAACGGTACGGAGGTTATACCCCATCCGCATTTTGCGCACTAGCTCCTGGGAACCGCTGGTGATGCCGATTTCAAAGTAGTTCATGCCTGTCTTGACCATGAGATCACACAGGCGGGGCGTGAGGTTGTCGGCACGGATATAGGCCGCCCAGTGAATATCCGTCATGCCTGCATCCAAAATCTTCTGCAACAGCTCTTCCACGTCGTCCATGAATTTGCGAGCGGGGATGAACTGAGCGTCGGTAAACCAGAAGTTTCGCACTCCTCGACGATAAAGCTGCTGTATCTCCGCCACTACTTCATCGGCAGGATTGATGCGTACCTGCTTGCCTTCGACGACGGTGTAGACGCAGTAGCAGCAGTTATGGGGACAACCGCGCTTCGTTTGAACGCCAACATAGAAATCTTGCTCTTGCAGATAGTATTCAAAGTCTGACCAGATGCTTGCAATGTAGTCGTAGTTGCAGGCTGTCTTCTCGATGGGGGCAGGCTGTTCATGGATGAGGCGATCGCGCGGTGTTGTTTGCCCCACGACGTAACATCGCTCTCCAGAGATATCCTGGTGCCGGATCAGCTTTTCCAAAAGGGCTTCCCCTTCGCCAACGGAAACAATCGCGCCTTTAGGCAACATCGTACCGACTTGCTCATAGAAAACGCTAACGGCTCCACCCCCTACAACAAGCTGCACGTTTGGGTTATACCGCTTTGCACGGTTATACCCCCGCTTAATAAGATTGAGGTTGCGCCACAGCTCAGTTAGATAGGATGATGCCATGCGCAGCCCCCCGATCGCACCCCGTAATTTCAGGACTGGATTGCGGGCGTAATAAAACTCAAACGCATTCTGAAGGGGATTTCCCCCTCGCCCACCCACCGGAGCATAAATTTGAATATCGCGCCATGAGAACACCATCAAGGAGGGGCGAAATTCGTCGATACAGGCATCAAGCGCTTTAGAGAAGTCTAGAGGCGGAATCGTACCGAGATCAAAAATCCGCTGCTCTAGGGCAGGGAACTGCTTATGAATGTGATCGGCTAGATAGACGACGCCGATGGGAAAAATGGGGTTGCACGGTAAGCGCACGTACAACAGGCGATCGCTCTGCGATTTTGAAGGATCAGCAATGGAGTGGGGTGGCAAATTCATTGGGCGTGAGTCACTGACAACAACAGGCGTATGCAATATCCGAGGAATTGGACTGTTTAGAGAGTGTTTTTCCTAGGCGGATGCCGTAACTATTCACACTCTGAGTCGGATTGATCTATCCATCCCCAACGACAAAATGATGCCGCTTTGTCTCATTCCAAACTGGTGTGAAACGATATGAAAAATTTTTATATAACTTTACGATACCACTGACATCCCGAAAGATGCATTGAAGAATTTAAGAGGTGATCCCAAGAAACGCCCTCCTTCCTAGGTTGGACTAAATGTTGAATGTTACTCTTCGATGGTTACTTCGTCAGGCTCAGGGGCGATCGCCGAGCAGTTGGGAACGTCCACCGTGAAAGTTGTCCACCCATGATCGCTTTCCACTTGAATCACACCTCCAAGCTGACTCACCAGCTTTTGCACCAACGCTAGTCCTAACCCGGTTCCCCCCTGTTTCCATGGATCAGCATGGGGAACGCGATAAAACTTTTCAAAAATGTGTGGTAATTCCGAACCAGGAATTACCGCTTGGTTCGCAATTTTGAACTGGAAGGACGGTGAACAGTGATTCTCACTTTGATTGCTGGTGTATCGAACATGGAAGGTAATGGCTTGTCCGGCTGGCGTATATTTACAGGCATTGTTTAACAACTCTGCCAGGATGCGCCTGAGAATGTTTAAATCCGAGGAAAGGGGAGGCACAGGATCTTCGCACTGAATATCTAAGCTCTGGTGTCGATTCAAGATCCGCGACTGGAATGGTTCGACCAGTTGGGTAAGCCACTGACCTAGATCGACCGTTTCCACTTCAATGGGATAGGACGAAGCCTCTAAGCGCTGTAGATCAAGTAAGTCATTAATGAGTTCGGCCTCACGGGCAGATTCTGTCTCCAGCACTTCGAGATACCGCAAGCGTCGATCCTCAGAGGGGGACTGTTTCAGCATATGAATGGCCATCCGCACATTGGAAATAGGCGTGCGCAGCTCATGGGATACCGTACTCAAAAACTCATCTTTGAGGCGATTCAGTCTTTCGAGTTCCTGAACTTGGACCTGAGCTGCTTTGTAAAGACGGGCTTGGCGAATGGCGATCGCACATTGGTTCGCAACTTGCTGCACCATCCGAATTTCAAATTCATTAAACACATAGTCTTTGTGGTGGATGAGCCACAGGTCACCCAGAACGCCGCGATCGCCACTGTCTGAATCTACATCTACAAAGATGGGGCAAGAGAGGAGGGCCACCTGTCCGCGTTCGGGGTTCGGCTGAAGCGAGCAAAATTGAAAATACATCCCCTTTTGGAGTTGGCGATAAATTTCGGGATACCGATCCATCAACGCCACTTTGCCACGCGAGGCGGGGATAGAGTCAATATATTCGTAGCAAATTGTAGAAATTCCCCGGTCTAAGTCGTAAAGAGCAGCATTACAGCCTCCTAATCCTAAAACTAGCGTTAACTCTTGAACGGCTGCCTGGAGAATTTGGCTTTCATCCAAGGAATCACGCACCTTATCCGTGATGCGTTTCAGCATCGATTCAAATACAAGGGCACGCTGGACTTCTTCCGTGCGACGCTGGACTTCTGCTTCTAAGTTAGCGTTGCGGGTTTGCATCTCCGCATAGAAAGTGGAAAGCTCTTGATTCCTGTGGTGAAGTTCTTCCGTTGCTGCCGTTAGATCGGCAAGCATGACATCGATTTCTGCGATGATTTCATTCACCTGAGGCTGATGCGAGGGAGATAGTTCACGAGTTGCCTGAAGCAAGCTGTGGATCTTTTCTTGAGCTAGTTCCAGTCGTTGACTTAGATCGCCCCTATTCACCATTGCACCTCTTGCAACCGTCATATCTCGCCTCTATCGAAAAAGCTGCCCGCCTTAACAAGTTTGGGCTCCCAGTCATGACTAGCACTATCGTGTCGTCTGCTTAATCCTCTCTTCAACCAGCGATGACGTTGACCGAGAGCCGAATAAAAAAAACTCACGGGCTTAGGATACAAAGGGCGATCGCCCACTCTTAAGTTGTACCTATCACGAAGAAAACGCATGTTTTAAAGGACTATGCAAGTTGAAAAACAGCAGATTTAGCAGATTTAATGAATGGCTGAGTAATTCTGTAGATTCTTTATATTGGTATATTTGCGATCGCTAATCAAACAATAAAGCTTTGTTCTGGGAAAAGCTATATTAGCGTAGCCATATCCGAACATTTGCGCTCTTAAGTTTATGTTATCTCTCTACAGCGTTTAATCAAGCAATAGCTAGGAAGTGGAACTCAACGATAGTGTGCTGCCTGTATCGTTTAATACCAACTTCAAAAATTCCGGTTACAGAGGAAACGCTGAAATCCCTGACGTAGCCACGCATTTATAACTCAAAACTGAGAATTTCTCCTGCGGAGACGCTGCACGAACAAAACTCAACATTGGTGTAAGCCGCCTACCACGCAGGTGCTCCAGCCTCGACTAGAATCATTCTACGCTCCCAGTCAGCAAAGGACTCAAGCTTCGGGGTCTACGCTAAAGCTGTTCGGCTGTAAGAGGAGAAGCCTTCTATAGCTGTTGCCAGCTAGCTTAGGACATGGACATTTTGGTGGGGCGGCTTCGCCGCCCCACCAAAATGTCCTAACCGATATGGCTAGCGCGCTATATCATTCATTGCAGACAGAGGGGACGTTACGACCTGCAACTTCCCCTCTGTCTGTCATGAATTTGGTTGATGATGGCGATGAATGGGAGGACGGCGACTGCCCCGCGTCTAGCTTTTTCCGAAGCATCTGCATTTGCTTCCGCCGTTGGCGTTGCCGAGCACTACCGCCTTTTCCTTTTGCATTGCGCCCTTCTCGTCGGGGAGATTCCCAACGCTTCAGTCGTTGTGCCATCGATGAGTACTCCAGAGTAATTAAATGTTTCTCTGGGGTAACTACAGTCTGCAGCACGGGCATTCCGGAAATAGAAGCCACCGCTCCTTGATCAACAGTCAAGATCTGACATATTCAGTATTAGATGGGCAGAGCGAGACTCGAACTCGCATGACCGTAAGGCCGCCACATTTTGAGTGTGGTGCGTCTACCAATTTCGCCATCCGCCCTTAGATGTCATTTCACTACTATAATCCATCACGCGCGTTTGGAGAAGTCTTGAATACGTTTGGCTACTGGCCCAGCGATCAATTTCGCGGGCGCGGAGGACAGGCAGAGGATGGGTTAGTTGTGCGGTTTGCATCTGTTTTAAGGCTGTTCCTACTTCATCCATTGACCATTGATCATAGGATCGCGCTTGTTCGATAAAGGCATCCACATTAAGCTGGCTCGAAATTTTGGGAGATCCTCCGGCTAGCTTCATCAGCACCGAGGCAACAATTTTGGGATCTTGGGCAACCAGCAAGGCGGCGCGATCGCACGTAAATTCCGCGCACCGAATCCATTCCATAAGTTGCGCCTGCAAGTTTTGAGCCAGAACCTGACCCCACGGAGTCACCTGCCCTGCGGCCAGAAGGATTAAGTTGGCCAGGGTAAGATACACACCGTGATCGCACTTGAGGTGTCCCAACTCATGCCCAATCACAGCTTGAATTTCTTCTAACGTCAGCAGGTCTAGCAAAGACGTGTGCACCACAATAAAGGGTTTCTTCCCGCGAATAGCTAGGGTGTAGGCGTTGGGGGCTGGATGTTGCCGGATGTAAAGCTCTGGAGGGTCAAGGTCTAAAATTTGGCACGCTTCGAGCAGCGCTTGGTGTAACTCAGGTAGTTGGCGATCGCCCACCAACACGCTAGAGGCAATATTTTCCAGGTAGAAAAACTGCTCCGCCACTGGCCCTAGCACACTTCTCACGAGTAAATCTAATCCTGGAACCTGTTTCAGAGCTTGGGTGGCTTCTAGATCGAGCGGATGACGAAATTGGTCAGATTTCAGGCCAAGGAGTGTTATTTTTTGTGGGGACATACTTCCTAAAGATGAAAATGTGCGTTAGGGTACATAGGGTAACGTTGTAATCTGTAAACTTGCGTCAGCCTGTCAAAATATTTTAACGGTTTGGCTTAGGGAGACTAGTTTTCAGCCCTTAAGCCTATGTTAGGATGTTTGAAGCGAGGCTGATAGTTCGGCGGCCGTTTTTGCTCGAAGAGTTGTGAAGGCGTTTCTCCGAAGGTTAGTTCTCTACAATTTCACTGGTTTTGGAGAAGCTCCATGTCAATTTATATTGGTAACCTGGCCTACTCGGTCACCGAGGAGGATTTGAACGAGGTGTTTGCAGAATATGGCACTGTGAGCCGCGTTCATCTTCCCAAGGATCGGGAGACAGGTCGCGTGCGTGGCTTTGCATTTGTAGAAATGGGAAGCGATACAGAAGAAGATGCAGCAATTGAAGCGCTAGATGGCGCAGAGTGGATGGGACGCGATTTGCGTGTTAACAAGGCCAAGCCTCGTGAGAACAACAGTCGCCAATCCTTCGGCGGTGGCAATCGTGGTGGCAATTGGGGCAACAACAGCAATAGTGGTTGGAACGAAAGCCGATCTGGATCTCGTCGTTACTAAGTAGAAGGTTTGTTTGGAGCCATTGATCTGGAGAATTTGCAGATATTCTCCTGGGATAATCCAGTTTTCTTCAAACTGAATTTCAAATAATTGAAGCATCCGTCCAGCAGATTCTTAGAGACTTCGCTGGACGGGTGTTTTTTGTCCGAAAATTTTGAGTTTACGTCTTTACTCTCTAGCGACAGGTATCTGGTGGCTACTAGAGAATGGTGTTGACCGCAATTCCAGTGTGTGGCGGAAACCCAGATTTTGCCGAGGCACACCGACCCAAATACCTTCACGTTCAAATGCCTGCTTCAGGCGATACCGAAACTCTCTGGCTACGTTCCACTGTTCTAGGGGCTTCGTTTTAAACCACATCCGAATCAGGAGTCCCGCGTGATCAATATCGTCAATGCCCAGAAGTTCTGGCGGTTCTAAAATGACCTGCTGCCATTGGGGCTCTCGATACAAGGTTTCGGCTACGTTGCGCATTACCGATAGACTGCGATCAATAGGAACATCGTAGGCAACATCAATCGTGAAATCGACGCGAGCCCATTCCTTTGAAAGATTCTGAACAATCGAAATCGCACTGTGAGGGATTGAAATCAGCCGTCCTTCGTCATTCCGAAGCTGGGTTAACCGTAACGTCTTCCCCCTCATTGCTTTGGCTGGGCACTGCAATGTGGAACAGTTTGTACCCATCAAACCAAACCGGATACGCTTCTGCTGGGCTTGATGTCATCGCAATCAGGTCAGGTAAGTGTGGAATCTGAGCCTGGGCAGCGGTAGTTCCGGTCAGAAGTCCGACCAGTACAATACCCATCGCCACCATAAACGAGATGCCTTGACGTCGCCAATCTTTTGCAATGAGGAGCAAGAGGTGCTGAATCTGTCGCAGATTTTGAAACGGCTTTAGCGGCATAGCTTCAGGTCTAAAACTCCGCCACAAGCTAACAAATCTTTGTTGACCCTGCAATCTACCGATATGGGTAGATTTGGGCATGGGAGTGGGGTCTGAGGCTGGCGTGGGATGCGTGGGTTAAAGAAGAGTAGCCTTTCGTACAAAACTAACGGAAAATAATGCCGTGGCTGTATAACACACCATAATTTTGAAATCGAATTTGGGTAGATGCAGATGATTAGGCAGTGGCTCCATAAAACCTTTGGCAAGACGCGATGGCTGTCTATGCTGTTTGTGGTGATTCTGGGGGTAGGACTGGTGGGATGTAGCGATCGCGCCAATTTCCCATCCCGCTCATCCTCTCGCCTAGATGCCCCGTCCCGTCCCGTGCGAATCAAGGAAGTCGCTCCACCACCACTAGTTCGGGATTTGCGGGTCGATTTGGAATCCTATCGTCCCCAAGTTCAAATTTTGAGCCCCCGTCCGGATGAGG is a genomic window of Synechococcales cyanobacterium T60_A2020_003 containing:
- the ictB gene encoding putative bicarbonate transporter, IctB family, which gives rise to MVSTGWRSLWQTISLANLSPYEWGRSSYTHRLAGLVHSWRGGSRLLQWADFIGLILILLVFVLAPYISTTLIGVLLLSCAAFWALLTLSDDARPHLTPIHLPVLLYWFISVFATALSPVKAQAIEGLIKLTLYMLLFALLARLLRSPLVRSSVITGYLLTALLVSVMGIRQWFFGVDALATWVDPDSAIAGTTRVYSYLGNPNLLAAYLLPASMFSAAAVFAWKRWIPKALAALMFVINSACLVVTFSRGGWIGFVFAGFVLLLLLVNHWSVRLPRFWQKWAVPFVLAASAGFVLFAVMSVEPLRDRAASIFAGREDSSNNFRINVWMAVIEMVKDRPFLGIGPGNAAFNKVYPFYQQPGYTALSAYSILLEIAVETGFIGLSCFLWLLTVTFNQGRIWLTQMRQDWNREVFWLMAAIATMVGMLMHGMVDTVWYRPQVSTLWWLMLAIVSSYYQFQPVRERHDAEG
- a CDS encoding GAF domain-containing protein, with protein sequence MTVARGAMVNRGDLSQRLELAQEKIHSLLQATRELSPSHQPQVNEIIAEIDVMLADLTAATEELHHRNQELSTFYAEMQTRNANLEAEVQRRTEEVQRALVFESMLKRITDKVRDSLDESQILQAAVQELTLVLGLGGCNAALYDLDRGISTICYEYIDSIPASRGKVALMDRYPEIYRQLQKGMYFQFCSLQPNPERGQVALLSCPIFVDVDSDSGDRGVLGDLWLIHHKDYVFNEFEIRMVQQVANQCAIAIRQARLYKAAQVQVQELERLNRLKDEFLSTVSHELRTPISNVRMAIHMLKQSPSEDRRLRYLEVLETESAREAELINDLLDLQRLEASSYPIEVETVDLGQWLTQLVEPFQSRILNRHQSLDIQCEDPVPPLSSDLNILRRILAELLNNACKYTPAGQAITFHVRYTSNQSENHCSPSFQFKIANQAVIPGSELPHIFEKFYRVPHADPWKQGGTGLGLALVQKLVSQLGGVIQVESDHGWTTFTVDVPNCSAIAPEPDEVTIEE
- a CDS encoding RNA-binding protein; the encoded protein is MSIYIGNLAYSVTEEDLNEVFAEYGTVSRVHLPKDRETGRVRGFAFVEMGSDTEEDAAIEALDGAEWMGRDLRVNKAKPRENNSRQSFGGGNRGGNWGNNSNSGWNESRSGSRRY
- a CDS encoding M48 family metallopeptidase is translated as MSPQKITLLGLKSDQFRHPLDLEATQALKQVPGLDLLVRSVLGPVAEQFFYLENIASSVLVGDRQLPELHQALLEACQILDLDPPELYIRQHPAPNAYTLAIRGKKPFIVVHTSLLDLLTLEEIQAVIGHELGHLKCDHGVYLTLANLILLAAGQVTPWGQVLAQNLQAQLMEWIRCAEFTCDRAALLVAQDPKIVASVLMKLAGGSPKISSQLNVDAFIEQARSYDQWSMDEVGTALKQMQTAQLTHPLPVLRAREIDRWASSQTYSRLLQTRVMDYSSEMTSKGGWRNW
- a CDS encoding pentapeptide repeat-containing protein, encoding MDINAVRAGQLRHLAGLDLEDEDLSHANLAGVNLVGANLSGATCIAANFAGARLDGANLMGGDFEKADVRANLLGTNLMQANLLEADLRGSNLRGASLMHANVLRATLAGAFLSGANLMGANLQGADLRGADLRGANLSGANLRGANLSQADLQGTLLNEANLEEADLQGANCAGANLMGANLLCTDLDGANLNGAILAGACLLGTVLEQAAR
- a CDS encoding mechanosensitive ion channel → MRGKTLRLTQLRNDEGRLISIPHSAISIVQNLSKEWARVDFTIDVAYDVPIDRSLSVMRNVAETLYREPQWQQVILEPPELLGIDDIDHAGLLIRMWFKTKPLEQWNVAREFRYRLKQAFEREGIWVGVPRQNLGFRHTLELRSTPFSSSHQIPVARE
- a CDS encoding metal-dependent phosphohydrolase; amino-acid sequence: MLEGSILHTLKEAHQSGMPGKRPLNFGVYYKNTLVALCHALEDSILATSNCEPVMITAFQRGKWYLQEADRYGDIAAQAQQVVIMAATDSGFAEHPTSQLSNVALVDLSEQDPVAQEWHLIIVSPGYTAMVLCQELSSQDYGASGVPTEDLARKFYGFWTFEPSLVIETAQIAAAHIGQYNPELQAKLSNQLEAIAHPIQHGSAPCATPTADRLGDVVARVIDYLHTSGQGLPDNIPSVIHTAGTYQGLDTNLLSNEFQALLRIAQLIDQTDLRNPMAGAEVASIAEALGQLLDLPAWQIHRLRLGGLLHRIAFLAHEEAALDAPKSSETTVPLTCSLAPGVQVLRRMSRLRAIATILTHQTEWWNGEGQPAGLSGDAIPLESRILGLAIHFQAHLAELHLERTGNDGTGLECPECLMEALKHCEQGAGDRWDPKLVEALTLLVRGLSQGLNLSIAMPKIAAGLWMIDSHSEENVLDASMLV
- a CDS encoding B12-binding domain-containing radical SAM protein, whose translation is MNLPPHSIADPSKSQSDRLLYVRLPCNPIFPIGVVYLADHIHKQFPALEQRIFDLGTIPPLDFSKALDACIDEFRPSLMVFSWRDIQIYAPVGGRGGNPLQNAFEFYYARNPVLKLRGAIGGLRMASSYLTELWRNLNLIKRGYNRAKRYNPNVQLVVGGGAVSVFYEQVGTMLPKGAIVSVGEGEALLEKLIRHQDISGERCYVVGQTTPRDRLIHEQPAPIEKTACNYDYIASIWSDFEYYLQEQDFYVGVQTKRGCPHNCCYCVYTVVEGKQVRINPADEVVAEIQQLYRRGVRNFWFTDAQFIPARKFMDDVEELLQKILDAGMTDIHWAAYIRADNLTPRLCDLMVKTGMNYFEIGITSGSQELVRKMRMGYNLRTVLQNCRDLKAAGFNDLVSVNYSFNVIDETFDTIRQTLAYHRELEKIFGADKVEPAIFFIGLQPHTHLEEYAFEHGILKPGYDPLAIQLPWVAKKLLWNPEPLGSFFGEVCLQAWKQNPNDFGREVMSILEQRLGRADLEDALSAPIINRKELVSLK